From the genome of bacterium, one region includes:
- a CDS encoding polyprenyl synthetase family protein, which translates to MSTAGYLDESREKVDQALNALMPREGSHPARLVSAMRHSLFAGGKRIRPILVLAAAAAAGGKDDDALQPACAVELVHTYSLIHDDLPAMDDDDFRRGRPTCHRAFDEGTAILAGDALLTMAFDLLSVENKGEGEGIEAYLRLRMVQELARAAGWRGMVGGQQVDMDSEGTEPDLPLLEYIHTHKTGALIRCSLLLGGLAANADERTLRALASFGEKVGLAFQVVDDILDVTATTEEMGKDQGSDAERGKITYPGIFGLEGARERAIKLVDDAKTVMDDVDSTGRLAEIADYVLLRRL; encoded by the coding sequence ATGCACTGATGCCCCGGGAGGGGTCCCATCCGGCACGTCTTGTGTCGGCCATGCGGCATAGCCTTTTTGCCGGGGGAAAACGCATTCGTCCCATCCTGGTGCTTGCCGCAGCCGCGGCCGCGGGCGGGAAAGATGATGACGCCTTGCAGCCGGCCTGCGCAGTGGAGCTGGTGCACACTTATTCTTTGATCCACGATGACCTGCCGGCCATGGATGATGATGATTTCCGCCGGGGACGCCCCACCTGTCACAGGGCTTTCGATGAAGGGACCGCCATACTGGCCGGAGATGCTCTCCTTACCATGGCTTTCGACCTGCTGTCAGTTGAGAATAAGGGGGAAGGTGAAGGGATAGAAGCTTACCTGCGGCTGCGCATGGTACAGGAACTCGCACGTGCCGCTGGCTGGAGAGGCATGGTGGGCGGACAGCAGGTGGACATGGACAGTGAGGGGACAGAGCCCGACCTTCCCCTCCTCGAGTACATTCACACCCACAAAACGGGTGCCTTGATCCGGTGTTCCCTGCTCCTGGGCGGGCTTGCCGCCAATGCTGATGAGAGAACGTTAAGGGCCCTGGCAAGCTTCGGGGAAAAGGTGGGATTGGCCTTTCAGGTTGTGGATGACATCCTGGACGTGACCGCCACCACTGAGGAGATGGGCAAGGATCAGGGAAGCGATGCCGAAAGGGGGAAGATCACCTACCCCGGCATCTTCGGGCTTGAGGGGGCCCGCGAAAGGGCTATTAAGCTGGTGGATGATGCAAAGACTGTGATGGACGATGTTGACTCTACGGGCCGGTTGGCCGAGATCGCGGATTATGTCCTTCTCAGGAGGTTGTAA